A window from Vigna angularis cultivar LongXiaoDou No.4 chromosome 7, ASM1680809v1, whole genome shotgun sequence encodes these proteins:
- the LOC128197826 gene encoding protein kinase PVPK-1-like, whose protein sequence is MLQRRTFPIRLLPWTHKDSAVYALHTACFTLRFLSRKSKKDKKSKPKNDVHNQVTPLPELIAEPTNARSMSFVGTHEYLAPKIIKGEGHGSVVDWWTFGIFLYELLFGRTPFKGPANRATLFNVIGEPLRFPESPTVSFAARDLIRGLLVKEP, encoded by the exons ATGCTACAGAGGAGAACGTTTCCTATACG ACTCCTCCCGTGGACGCACAAGGATTCCGCCGTTTATGCGCTTCACACTGCGTGCTTCACACTGCGCTTTCTATCCAGAAAAtccaagaaagacaaaaagTCTAAACCAAAGAATGATGTGCACAACCAGGTGACCCCTCTTCCTGAGCTAATTGCCGAGCCAACAAATGCAAGATCAATGTCCTTTGTTGGAACACACGAGTACTTGGCCCCAAAGATCATCAAGGGTGAAGGGCATGGAAGTGTTGTGGACTGGTGGACATTTGGGATATTCCTGTATGAGCTTCTGTTTGGTAGAACACCATTCAAAGGTCCTGCAAACCGTGCAACTCTGTTCAATGTAATTGGTGAGCCTTTAAGATTTCCAGAATCTCCAACTGTTAGCTTTGCTGCCAGAGATTTGATCAGAGGGTTGCTTGTGAAGGAGCCCTAG
- the LOC108338585 gene encoding CSC1-like protein RXW8 isoform X2 produces MDINALLISAGINIVLCVVLFSFYSVLRKQPSNVNVYFGRRLASQHSRRVDLCLERFVPSPSWILKAWETSEEEILAIGGLDAVVFVRMLVFSIRVFSIAAVICLALVLPINYHGRDRTHKHIPFESLEVFTIENVKEGSTWLWAHCLALYIITFSACTLLYIEYKSITNLRLLNIVGSPPNPSHFTILVRSVPWSSEESYCETVKKFFSHYHSSAYLSHQMIYKSGKVQKLKDDAEHVCKVLKNASLEKTCKPSFRHCCSGASTNSFKKISNEMDSVNGGTDNTDMNLETTKKECAAAFVFFKSRYAALMAAKVLQTPNPMLWVTDLAPEPHDIYWSNICVPYRQLWIRKIATLVASIAFVFVFLIPVTFVQGLTQLDKLQKMFPFLRGLFKEKIVNQVVTGYLPSVILVLFLCAVPPMMMLFSSVEGSISRSARKKSACCKFLYFTIWNVFFVNVFTGSVISQLSVFTSVTDLPAQLAKAVPSQATFFTTYVLSSGWASLACEVMQIFPLLCNIFQRFILRLKEDALDSSISFPYHTEVPRVLLFGFLGFTCSILAPLMLPFLLFYFFLAYLVYRNQIINVYITKYDSGGQFWPIAHNTTVFSLIFSQLIAMGVFGLKRSTVASGFTIPLLIGTLLFHQYCRQRFLPIFKSNSAQIVIDMDMRDEHSGRMEEIYEHLPLAYSQPSLMEDASSQPQCDKRHEDMDRGQSSSEDMEKEGK; encoded by the exons ATGGACATCAATGCTCTTCTAATTTCTGCTGGAATTAATATTGTTCTGTGTGTGGTgctcttttcattttattccgTATTAAGAAAACAACCCAGCAATGTTAACGTATACTTTGGAAGGAGACTAGCCTCTCAGCATTCAAGACGCGTTGATCTCTGCTTGGAAAGATTTGTTCCCTCCCCTAGCTGGATACTGAAAGCATGGGAAACGTCTGAGGAAGAGATACTAGCTATTGGTGGCTTGGATGCTGTGGTTTTTGTGAGGATGCTTGTGTTCAG TATTCGAGTGTTTTCCATTGCTGCTGTCATCTGCCTTGCTCTAGTTCTTCCTATAAATTACCATGGTAGAGACAGAACGCATAAGCATATACCTTTTGAGTCGCTGGAAGTATTTACCATTGAGAATGTCAAAGAAGGTTCAACGTG GCTTTGGGCTCATTGTCTTGCGCTATACATCATAACATTCTCGGCTTGCACTCTTCTGTACATT GAATATAAGAGCATTACTAATTTGAGGCTACTGAATATTGTTGGATCACCTCCAAATCCAAGTCATTTCACAATTCTTGTCCGATCAGTTCCCTGGTCTTCTGAAGAATCATACTGTGAAACCGTGAAAAAGTTCTTTTCACATTACCATTCGTCAGCATATTTATCACACCAAATGATTTATAAGTCCGGTAAAGTTCAAAAACTGAAG GATGATGCTGAACATGTGTGTAAAGTACTTAAAAATGCTTCACTGGAAAAGACTTGTAAGCCTAGTTTTAGGCATTGTTGTTCTGGAGCATcaacaaattctttcaaaaagaTTTCTAATGAAATGGATAGTGTTAATGGTGGAACGGACAATACTGACATGAATTTAGAAACAACGAAAAAG GAATGTGCCGCTGCTTTTGTATTCTTTAAAAGTCGGTATGCTGCTCTTATGGCTGCAAAGGTGCTGCAGACACCAAATCCTATGTTATGGGTGACAGATTTAGCTCCTGAACCGCATGATATTTATTGGTCCAATATTTGCGTACCATATAGGCAACTTTGGATCCGTAAGATAGCTACACTTGTGGCCTCTATTGCCTTCGTGTTCGTGTTCCTTATCCCTGTTACATTTGTACAAGGATTGACTCAACTAGACAAACTTCAGAAAATGTTCCCTTTTCTGAGAGGGTTATTTAAAGA GAAAATTGTGAATCAGGTGGTGACTGGTTACCTACCAAGCGTGatattggttttatttttgtgtGCAGTTCCACCTATGATGATGCTATTTTCTTCTGTGGAGGGTTCTATTTCTCGTAGTGCAAGGAAGAAGAGTGCATGTTGTAAATTCTTGTACTTCACAATTTGGAACGTGTTTTTTGTTAATGTATTTACTGGTTCTGTTATCAGTCAGCTCTCAGTTTTTACTAGCGTAACAGACCTGCCTGCCCAACTTGCCAAGGCAGTTCCATCCCAG GCTACTTTCTTCACAACTTACGTTTTATCGTCTGGTTGGGCGAGTTTGGCATGTGAAGTTATGCAAATTTTCCCTCTTCTATGCAATATTTTCCAGAGATTCATACTCAGACTTAAGGAAGATGCACTGGATAGCAGCATATCTTTTCCGTACCATACAGAAGTTCCAAGAGTATTATTGTTTGGATTCCTCGGCTTCACTTGTTCTATTCTGGCACCACTGATGTTGCCCTTCTTGTTGTTCTACTTTTTCCTTGCTTACCTTGTTTACCGAAACCAG ATAATCAACGTGTACATTACAAAATATGATAGTGGGGGACAGTTCTGGCCTATTGCTCACAACACCACCGTgttttcattgatattttctcAACTTATCGCGATGGGGGTGTTTGGACTTAAACGCTCAACAGTTGCATCTGGATTCACCATTCCATTGTTGATTGGTACGCTTCTATTTCACCAGTATTGTAGGCAACGGTTTCTTCCAATATTCAAGAGCAATTCAGCACAG ATTGTAATTGACATGGATATGAGAGATGAGCACAGCGGGAGGATGGAAGAGATTTATGAGCATTTACCTTTAGCCTACAGCCAGCCCAGTTTAATGGAAGATGCCTCAAGCCAACCCCAATGCGACAAACGTCACGAGGACATGGACAGAGGTCAATCTTCATCAGAAGATATGGAAAAAG AAGGAAAATAA
- the LOC108338585 gene encoding CSC1-like protein RXW8 isoform X1, with the protein MDINALLISAGINIVLCVVLFSFYSVLRKQPSNVNVYFGRRLASQHSRRVDLCLERFVPSPSWILKAWETSEEEILAIGGLDAVVFVRMLVFSIRVFSIAAVICLALVLPINYHGRDRTHKHIPFESLEVFTIENVKEGSTWLWAHCLALYIITFSACTLLYIEYKSITNLRLLNIVGSPPNPSHFTILVRSVPWSSEESYCETVKKFFSHYHSSAYLSHQMIYKSGKVQKLKDDAEHVCKVLKNASLEKTCKPSFRHCCSGASTNSFKKISNEMDSVNGGTDNTDMNLETTKKECAAAFVFFKSRYAALMAAKVLQTPNPMLWVTDLAPEPHDIYWSNICVPYRQLWIRKIATLVASIAFVFVFLIPVTFVQGLTQLDKLQKMFPFLRGLFKEKIVNQVVTGYLPSVILVLFLCAVPPMMMLFSSVEGSISRSARKKSACCKFLYFTIWNVFFVNVFTGSVISQLSVFTSVTDLPAQLAKAVPSQATFFTTYVLSSGWASLACEVMQIFPLLCNIFQRFILRLKEDALDSSISFPYHTEVPRVLLFGFLGFTCSILAPLMLPFLLFYFFLAYLVYRNQIINVYITKYDSGGQFWPIAHNTTVFSLIFSQLIAMGVFGLKRSTVASGFTIPLLIGTLLFHQYCRQRFLPIFKSNSAQIVIDMDMRDEHSGRMEEIYEHLPLAYSQPSLMEDASSQPQCDKRHEDMDRGQSSSEDMEKGKELFKKDRPRPVQRSVSLNSDKSVLGLNL; encoded by the exons ATGGACATCAATGCTCTTCTAATTTCTGCTGGAATTAATATTGTTCTGTGTGTGGTgctcttttcattttattccgTATTAAGAAAACAACCCAGCAATGTTAACGTATACTTTGGAAGGAGACTAGCCTCTCAGCATTCAAGACGCGTTGATCTCTGCTTGGAAAGATTTGTTCCCTCCCCTAGCTGGATACTGAAAGCATGGGAAACGTCTGAGGAAGAGATACTAGCTATTGGTGGCTTGGATGCTGTGGTTTTTGTGAGGATGCTTGTGTTCAG TATTCGAGTGTTTTCCATTGCTGCTGTCATCTGCCTTGCTCTAGTTCTTCCTATAAATTACCATGGTAGAGACAGAACGCATAAGCATATACCTTTTGAGTCGCTGGAAGTATTTACCATTGAGAATGTCAAAGAAGGTTCAACGTG GCTTTGGGCTCATTGTCTTGCGCTATACATCATAACATTCTCGGCTTGCACTCTTCTGTACATT GAATATAAGAGCATTACTAATTTGAGGCTACTGAATATTGTTGGATCACCTCCAAATCCAAGTCATTTCACAATTCTTGTCCGATCAGTTCCCTGGTCTTCTGAAGAATCATACTGTGAAACCGTGAAAAAGTTCTTTTCACATTACCATTCGTCAGCATATTTATCACACCAAATGATTTATAAGTCCGGTAAAGTTCAAAAACTGAAG GATGATGCTGAACATGTGTGTAAAGTACTTAAAAATGCTTCACTGGAAAAGACTTGTAAGCCTAGTTTTAGGCATTGTTGTTCTGGAGCATcaacaaattctttcaaaaagaTTTCTAATGAAATGGATAGTGTTAATGGTGGAACGGACAATACTGACATGAATTTAGAAACAACGAAAAAG GAATGTGCCGCTGCTTTTGTATTCTTTAAAAGTCGGTATGCTGCTCTTATGGCTGCAAAGGTGCTGCAGACACCAAATCCTATGTTATGGGTGACAGATTTAGCTCCTGAACCGCATGATATTTATTGGTCCAATATTTGCGTACCATATAGGCAACTTTGGATCCGTAAGATAGCTACACTTGTGGCCTCTATTGCCTTCGTGTTCGTGTTCCTTATCCCTGTTACATTTGTACAAGGATTGACTCAACTAGACAAACTTCAGAAAATGTTCCCTTTTCTGAGAGGGTTATTTAAAGA GAAAATTGTGAATCAGGTGGTGACTGGTTACCTACCAAGCGTGatattggttttatttttgtgtGCAGTTCCACCTATGATGATGCTATTTTCTTCTGTGGAGGGTTCTATTTCTCGTAGTGCAAGGAAGAAGAGTGCATGTTGTAAATTCTTGTACTTCACAATTTGGAACGTGTTTTTTGTTAATGTATTTACTGGTTCTGTTATCAGTCAGCTCTCAGTTTTTACTAGCGTAACAGACCTGCCTGCCCAACTTGCCAAGGCAGTTCCATCCCAG GCTACTTTCTTCACAACTTACGTTTTATCGTCTGGTTGGGCGAGTTTGGCATGTGAAGTTATGCAAATTTTCCCTCTTCTATGCAATATTTTCCAGAGATTCATACTCAGACTTAAGGAAGATGCACTGGATAGCAGCATATCTTTTCCGTACCATACAGAAGTTCCAAGAGTATTATTGTTTGGATTCCTCGGCTTCACTTGTTCTATTCTGGCACCACTGATGTTGCCCTTCTTGTTGTTCTACTTTTTCCTTGCTTACCTTGTTTACCGAAACCAG ATAATCAACGTGTACATTACAAAATATGATAGTGGGGGACAGTTCTGGCCTATTGCTCACAACACCACCGTgttttcattgatattttctcAACTTATCGCGATGGGGGTGTTTGGACTTAAACGCTCAACAGTTGCATCTGGATTCACCATTCCATTGTTGATTGGTACGCTTCTATTTCACCAGTATTGTAGGCAACGGTTTCTTCCAATATTCAAGAGCAATTCAGCACAG ATTGTAATTGACATGGATATGAGAGATGAGCACAGCGGGAGGATGGAAGAGATTTATGAGCATTTACCTTTAGCCTACAGCCAGCCCAGTTTAATGGAAGATGCCTCAAGCCAACCCCAATGCGACAAACGTCACGAGGACATGGACAGAGGTCAATCTTCATCAGAAGATATGGAAAAAG GAAaggaactttttaaaaaagatagaCCACGCCCAGTACAACGCTCAGTGAGTTTGAACTCGGATAAATCTGTACTTGGTTTAAACCTATGA
- the LOC108338615 gene encoding probable pectin methylesterase CGR3, with amino-acid sequence MSRRPGNPSRRFGDNGGGLFSSKSRSPPVLSIALVVMGGLFVIGYFYRGSGGLGSRLDSVSRLEGDYLCSGEVQQAIPILQKAYGDSMHKVLHVGPDSCYVVSKLLKEEETEAWGIEPYDIEEADSSCKALIHRGSVRVADIKFPLPYRPKSFSLVIVSDALDYLSPRYLNKTLPDLVRVASDGVVIFTGFPTTQKAKVADVSKFGRAAKMRSSSWWVKFFLQINLEENEAASKKFEQASTKSSYIPKCQIFHLNSLH; translated from the exons ATGTCGAGGAGACCGGGAAATCCTTCTAGAAGGTTCGGTGACAATGGCGGTGGATTGTTCTCTTCGAAATCTAGGTCGCCGCCGGTTTTATCGATTGCACTCGTAGTTATg GGAGGTTTGTTTGTCATTGGTTATTTTTACCGGGGCTCAG GTGGATTAGGCAGCCGTTTAGATTCTGTTAGCAGGCTTGAAg GTGATTATTTGTGCAGTGGAGAGGTCCAACAAGCGATTCCCATTTTACAGAAAGCATATGGAGATAGCATGCATAAAGTTTTACATGTGGGTCCTGATAGTTGCTATGTGGTCTCGAAATTGCTGAAGGAGGAGGAAACTGAAGCCTGGGGAATAGAACCATATGATATAGAGGAAGCTGATAGTAGTTGCAAAGCACTTATCCATAGAGGCAGTGTGCGTGTGGCTGATATCAAGTTTCCTCTTCCTTACAGGCCGAAATCTTTCTCTCTTGTAATTGTTTCAGATGCTCTGGATTACCTATCTCCAAGATACCTCAATAAAACTCTACCGGATTTGGTGAGGGTAGCATCTGATGGTGTTGTAATATTTACTG GTTTTCCTACCACTCAAAAAGCGAAGGTAGCGGATGTTTCTAAATTTGGAAGAGCG GCCAAGATGAGAAGTTCATCCTGGTGGGTCAAGTTTTTCCTCCAGATTAACTTAGAGGAGAACGAAGCTGCTTCTAAGAAGTTTGAACAGGCTTCCACCAAGAGTTCGTATATTCCAAAATGCCAAATATTCCACTTGAATTCACTTCATTGA
- the LOC108338585 gene encoding CSC1-like protein RXW8 isoform X3, translating to MDINALLISAGINIVLCVVLFSFYSVLRKQPSNVNVYFGRRLASQHSRRVDLCLERFVPSPSWILKAWETSEEEILAIGGLDAVVFVRMLVFSIRVFSIAAVICLALVLPINYHGRDRTHKHIPFESLEVFTIENVKEGSTWLWAHCLALYIITFSACTLLYIEYKSITNLRLLNIVGSPPNPSHFTILVRSVPWSSEESYCETVKKFFSHYHSSAYLSHQMIYKSGKVQKLKECAAAFVFFKSRYAALMAAKVLQTPNPMLWVTDLAPEPHDIYWSNICVPYRQLWIRKIATLVASIAFVFVFLIPVTFVQGLTQLDKLQKMFPFLRGLFKEKIVNQVVTGYLPSVILVLFLCAVPPMMMLFSSVEGSISRSARKKSACCKFLYFTIWNVFFVNVFTGSVISQLSVFTSVTDLPAQLAKAVPSQATFFTTYVLSSGWASLACEVMQIFPLLCNIFQRFILRLKEDALDSSISFPYHTEVPRVLLFGFLGFTCSILAPLMLPFLLFYFFLAYLVYRNQIINVYITKYDSGGQFWPIAHNTTVFSLIFSQLIAMGVFGLKRSTVASGFTIPLLIGTLLFHQYCRQRFLPIFKSNSAQIVIDMDMRDEHSGRMEEIYEHLPLAYSQPSLMEDASSQPQCDKRHEDMDRGQSSSEDMEKGKELFKKDRPRPVQRSVSLNSDKSVLGLNL from the exons ATGGACATCAATGCTCTTCTAATTTCTGCTGGAATTAATATTGTTCTGTGTGTGGTgctcttttcattttattccgTATTAAGAAAACAACCCAGCAATGTTAACGTATACTTTGGAAGGAGACTAGCCTCTCAGCATTCAAGACGCGTTGATCTCTGCTTGGAAAGATTTGTTCCCTCCCCTAGCTGGATACTGAAAGCATGGGAAACGTCTGAGGAAGAGATACTAGCTATTGGTGGCTTGGATGCTGTGGTTTTTGTGAGGATGCTTGTGTTCAG TATTCGAGTGTTTTCCATTGCTGCTGTCATCTGCCTTGCTCTAGTTCTTCCTATAAATTACCATGGTAGAGACAGAACGCATAAGCATATACCTTTTGAGTCGCTGGAAGTATTTACCATTGAGAATGTCAAAGAAGGTTCAACGTG GCTTTGGGCTCATTGTCTTGCGCTATACATCATAACATTCTCGGCTTGCACTCTTCTGTACATT GAATATAAGAGCATTACTAATTTGAGGCTACTGAATATTGTTGGATCACCTCCAAATCCAAGTCATTTCACAATTCTTGTCCGATCAGTTCCCTGGTCTTCTGAAGAATCATACTGTGAAACCGTGAAAAAGTTCTTTTCACATTACCATTCGTCAGCATATTTATCACACCAAATGATTTATAAGTCCGGTAAAGTTCAAAAACTGAAG GAATGTGCCGCTGCTTTTGTATTCTTTAAAAGTCGGTATGCTGCTCTTATGGCTGCAAAGGTGCTGCAGACACCAAATCCTATGTTATGGGTGACAGATTTAGCTCCTGAACCGCATGATATTTATTGGTCCAATATTTGCGTACCATATAGGCAACTTTGGATCCGTAAGATAGCTACACTTGTGGCCTCTATTGCCTTCGTGTTCGTGTTCCTTATCCCTGTTACATTTGTACAAGGATTGACTCAACTAGACAAACTTCAGAAAATGTTCCCTTTTCTGAGAGGGTTATTTAAAGA GAAAATTGTGAATCAGGTGGTGACTGGTTACCTACCAAGCGTGatattggttttatttttgtgtGCAGTTCCACCTATGATGATGCTATTTTCTTCTGTGGAGGGTTCTATTTCTCGTAGTGCAAGGAAGAAGAGTGCATGTTGTAAATTCTTGTACTTCACAATTTGGAACGTGTTTTTTGTTAATGTATTTACTGGTTCTGTTATCAGTCAGCTCTCAGTTTTTACTAGCGTAACAGACCTGCCTGCCCAACTTGCCAAGGCAGTTCCATCCCAG GCTACTTTCTTCACAACTTACGTTTTATCGTCTGGTTGGGCGAGTTTGGCATGTGAAGTTATGCAAATTTTCCCTCTTCTATGCAATATTTTCCAGAGATTCATACTCAGACTTAAGGAAGATGCACTGGATAGCAGCATATCTTTTCCGTACCATACAGAAGTTCCAAGAGTATTATTGTTTGGATTCCTCGGCTTCACTTGTTCTATTCTGGCACCACTGATGTTGCCCTTCTTGTTGTTCTACTTTTTCCTTGCTTACCTTGTTTACCGAAACCAG ATAATCAACGTGTACATTACAAAATATGATAGTGGGGGACAGTTCTGGCCTATTGCTCACAACACCACCGTgttttcattgatattttctcAACTTATCGCGATGGGGGTGTTTGGACTTAAACGCTCAACAGTTGCATCTGGATTCACCATTCCATTGTTGATTGGTACGCTTCTATTTCACCAGTATTGTAGGCAACGGTTTCTTCCAATATTCAAGAGCAATTCAGCACAG ATTGTAATTGACATGGATATGAGAGATGAGCACAGCGGGAGGATGGAAGAGATTTATGAGCATTTACCTTTAGCCTACAGCCAGCCCAGTTTAATGGAAGATGCCTCAAGCCAACCCCAATGCGACAAACGTCACGAGGACATGGACAGAGGTCAATCTTCATCAGAAGATATGGAAAAAG GAAaggaactttttaaaaaagatagaCCACGCCCAGTACAACGCTCAGTGAGTTTGAACTCGGATAAATCTGTACTTGGTTTAAACCTATGA
- the LOC108338585 gene encoding CSC1-like protein RXW8 isoform X4, giving the protein MDINALLISAGINIVLCVVLFSFYSVLRKQPSNVNVYFGRRLASQHSRRVDLCLERFVPSPSWILKAWETSEEEILAIGGLDAVVFVRMLVFSIRVFSIAAVICLALVLPINYHGRDRTHKHIPFESLEVFTIENVKEGSTWLWAHCLALYIITFSACTLLYIEYKSITNLRLLNIVGSPPNPSHFTILVRSVPWSSEESYCETVKKFFSHYHSSAYLSHQMIYKSGKVQKLKDDAEHVCKVLKNASLEKTCKPSFRHCCSGASTNSFKKISNEMDSVNGGTDNTDMNLETTKKECAAAFVFFKSRYAALMAAKVLQTPNPMLWVTDLAPEPHDIYWSNICVPYRQLWIRKIATLVASIAFVFVFLIPVTFVQGLTQLDKLQKMFPFLRGLFKEKIVNQVVTGYLPSVILVLFLCAVPPMMMLFSSVEGSISRSARKKSACCKFLYFTIWNVFFVNVFTGSVISQLSVFTSVTDLPAQLAKAVPSQATFFTTYVLSSGWASLACEVMQIFPLLCNIFQRFILRLKEDALDSSISFPYHTEVPRVLLFGFLGFTCSILAPLMLPFLLFYFFLAYLVYRNQIINVYITKYDSGGQFWPIAHNTTVFSLIFSQLIAMGVFGLKRSTVASGFTIPLLIGTLLFHQYCRQRFLPIFKSNSAQACFRL; this is encoded by the exons ATGGACATCAATGCTCTTCTAATTTCTGCTGGAATTAATATTGTTCTGTGTGTGGTgctcttttcattttattccgTATTAAGAAAACAACCCAGCAATGTTAACGTATACTTTGGAAGGAGACTAGCCTCTCAGCATTCAAGACGCGTTGATCTCTGCTTGGAAAGATTTGTTCCCTCCCCTAGCTGGATACTGAAAGCATGGGAAACGTCTGAGGAAGAGATACTAGCTATTGGTGGCTTGGATGCTGTGGTTTTTGTGAGGATGCTTGTGTTCAG TATTCGAGTGTTTTCCATTGCTGCTGTCATCTGCCTTGCTCTAGTTCTTCCTATAAATTACCATGGTAGAGACAGAACGCATAAGCATATACCTTTTGAGTCGCTGGAAGTATTTACCATTGAGAATGTCAAAGAAGGTTCAACGTG GCTTTGGGCTCATTGTCTTGCGCTATACATCATAACATTCTCGGCTTGCACTCTTCTGTACATT GAATATAAGAGCATTACTAATTTGAGGCTACTGAATATTGTTGGATCACCTCCAAATCCAAGTCATTTCACAATTCTTGTCCGATCAGTTCCCTGGTCTTCTGAAGAATCATACTGTGAAACCGTGAAAAAGTTCTTTTCACATTACCATTCGTCAGCATATTTATCACACCAAATGATTTATAAGTCCGGTAAAGTTCAAAAACTGAAG GATGATGCTGAACATGTGTGTAAAGTACTTAAAAATGCTTCACTGGAAAAGACTTGTAAGCCTAGTTTTAGGCATTGTTGTTCTGGAGCATcaacaaattctttcaaaaagaTTTCTAATGAAATGGATAGTGTTAATGGTGGAACGGACAATACTGACATGAATTTAGAAACAACGAAAAAG GAATGTGCCGCTGCTTTTGTATTCTTTAAAAGTCGGTATGCTGCTCTTATGGCTGCAAAGGTGCTGCAGACACCAAATCCTATGTTATGGGTGACAGATTTAGCTCCTGAACCGCATGATATTTATTGGTCCAATATTTGCGTACCATATAGGCAACTTTGGATCCGTAAGATAGCTACACTTGTGGCCTCTATTGCCTTCGTGTTCGTGTTCCTTATCCCTGTTACATTTGTACAAGGATTGACTCAACTAGACAAACTTCAGAAAATGTTCCCTTTTCTGAGAGGGTTATTTAAAGA GAAAATTGTGAATCAGGTGGTGACTGGTTACCTACCAAGCGTGatattggttttatttttgtgtGCAGTTCCACCTATGATGATGCTATTTTCTTCTGTGGAGGGTTCTATTTCTCGTAGTGCAAGGAAGAAGAGTGCATGTTGTAAATTCTTGTACTTCACAATTTGGAACGTGTTTTTTGTTAATGTATTTACTGGTTCTGTTATCAGTCAGCTCTCAGTTTTTACTAGCGTAACAGACCTGCCTGCCCAACTTGCCAAGGCAGTTCCATCCCAG GCTACTTTCTTCACAACTTACGTTTTATCGTCTGGTTGGGCGAGTTTGGCATGTGAAGTTATGCAAATTTTCCCTCTTCTATGCAATATTTTCCAGAGATTCATACTCAGACTTAAGGAAGATGCACTGGATAGCAGCATATCTTTTCCGTACCATACAGAAGTTCCAAGAGTATTATTGTTTGGATTCCTCGGCTTCACTTGTTCTATTCTGGCACCACTGATGTTGCCCTTCTTGTTGTTCTACTTTTTCCTTGCTTACCTTGTTTACCGAAACCAG ATAATCAACGTGTACATTACAAAATATGATAGTGGGGGACAGTTCTGGCCTATTGCTCACAACACCACCGTgttttcattgatattttctcAACTTATCGCGATGGGGGTGTTTGGACTTAAACGCTCAACAGTTGCATCTGGATTCACCATTCCATTGTTGATTGGTACGCTTCTATTTCACCAGTATTGTAGGCAACGGTTTCTTCCAATATTCAAGAGCAATTCAGCACAG GCTTGCTTTAGATTGTAA